The region CCTGTATCAAACAATCCTATTATATATAAAATTACAAGAATTGGCCAAAGGAATAAAAGTCCGAAAAATGAAAATAAAAAATCGAATATGCGAATCATAATTTTTAAATGTGAGTGTGATAATTTTAAGTCTATTTTTTTTCTTTAAAGCTTTTAATTGTTTTGATAAGGCCTTCCTCTGCTGATAAGGGTAGTTTTTCAATTCCTAACGCAGATTTTATTTTTTGGTTGGAAACCACATAGGATTCTGTAAGCTTTTTTAACCTTTCAGAATTTAACGGAAGCTTTAGTTTATCCCCTAAACCAGCAATTTTCTCAATCAAGCCTTTAGAAATTGACCAAAGTTTTGGTTTTTTATTCAAAGCTTTATTTATTGTTGAAATTAATTCATTGGTGGAAAGAGCTTCATCATCTGCAAAATTATAAATTCCTGATTGTAAATCATCTTTCATAAGCATTTCATATATCAGATAATTCAAATTATCTATCCCAAAAAAAGATCTTTGATTATGAAATGATGCGAGAGGCCAAGGCAAGCCTTTTTCAACAATTTTATAGAGAAGATTTAGGTTTCCTTTGTTTCCCGGACCATGGATCATA is a window of Candidatus Chryseobacterium colombiense DNA encoding:
- a CDS encoding NAD-dependent epimerase/dehydratase family protein codes for the protein MIVTITGASGFVGKNLSFFLKQKDCVINVFSLRSKNWKTGFSKSSDAIIHLSGKAHDTSNVSNPDEYYKINRDLTIEIFNEFLNSDIKKFFYFSSVKAAADSVEEILTESDEANPITHYGKSKIEAEEYILNQNLPEGKKVYIIRPCMIHGPGNKGNLNLLYKIVEKGLPWPLASFHNQRSFFGIDNLNYLIYEMLMKDDLQSGIYNFADDEALSTNELISTINKALNKKPKLWSISKGLIEKIAGLGDKLKLPLNSERLKKLTESYVVSNQKIKSALGIEKLPLSAEEGLIKTIKSFKEKK